The sequence CGGCGATACCGCCATGGAAGAGGCGATGTTCTTAGCGAAATTCGCCGACCATGTTCACGTGGTGCATCGCCGCGATAAGTTCCGTGCCAGCAAAATTATGGGCGACCGCGTGATCAACCATCCTAAGATTACAGTGGAGTGGAATTCGGTCGTCGACGAAATTTTCGGAAATGATACGGACGGTGTAACGGGAGTCCGCTTGAAAAGTACCGAAACCGGTCTAACCCGTGAACTTGCTTGTGTCGGCTATTTTGCTGCCATCGGTCATCAGCCGAATACAGCATTGTTTAAAGACGTGCTTCCCATGGATGAGTCAGGATACTTATTGACAGAGGGGAAAAGCTGCTCTGTCGGTATCCCCGGCGTTTTCGCTTGTGGCGATGTGCAAGACAATATCTATCGCCAAGCGGTAACGGCGGCGGGCAGCGGCTGCATGGCGGCTCTTGACGCAGCAAGATGGTTGGAATCGGTAGAAGGCGCCTGATAAAGGCGTTGCTGCTTTGTTGACGCGCTATCGCCATGATCTACATGGTTGGATATTCTTATGGCTTTGATTTCCTCTAAACTGGGTGTAAAAGAAATGGCATTGATTTGCCGGCAACTGGCTACTGCCTACAAAGCCGGCTTGCCCATTCTTTCATGCTTGGAGCTTGTGGCAGGAAAAGGGGTTTCAGGAAAAGCACGTCTCATGCTGCAGCGCATGGAGCGCGCCATTCGACAGGGGGCAACGCTTGCAGACGCGTGCAATTCCGAAAAAAAAATACTGCCCGACCTGTTTATTCAACTTGTATCGGCAGGAGAAAAGGGTGGCAGACTCGATACGCTTTTCGCCGATCTCGCGGCTTACTACGAAGAAATGCGCCGTTTATACCAGTCGGTTATCGGCTCTTTGATCTATCCGGGATTACAACTGGCTTCGGCGTGGTTTCTTGGCACCTTTGCGTTGGGGATGATTAAGCGAGTTAGCGCTGTTTTTCACGGGACGGGCAGCAATTTCGATATAGGGGCCTATCTTCAAAACTATGTGCATTTTCAGATCGCCGCTCTCTTTCTTGTCTTTATCTTTTTGACGGGTGTCATTGTTTTGATTCGTGCCGGTCTTCTTCAAGGTCCATGGCAGGTGGTGAAACGCCATTTATGGCCTATAAACGGGATGCTCCGAAAATTTGCCTTATCGCGCTTTTACCGAGGCATGGCGTTGTTGATCCGTTCCGGATTGGATGTGCAACAATGTATACGGCGCAGTGCATCCATGACCTTGGATAAAGCCTTGGAAAAGGATCTGCTCCGTGCCTTGCCGGTTATAGCCCATGGCGGCACCTTGGCCGAAGCCTTTTCAAAGAGCCGTTGTCTGGATAAGGCGGGGCGCGAATTGATTGCGATTGGCGAGCAATCCGGTAATCTTGATGACAGTCTGCAGAAAGCTGCTGAGTACAGTTTTCAAGAGGCACAATCTGCAGTGAAAGCCACTGCCAAAATACTGCAAGTCGTAATTACACTTCTGGTAGGCTGTGTGATAGGCTATTTCGTAATTTCATTTTACGGTAATCTATATTCCATACCGTCAGATTTTTGAGTCATTAAATAAAAGTCTTTTGTCAGGAGATTGTGATGAACAAGGAGATTCAGTCGAACCCGGAAAACTTCGTGGAGGCGGAAACCGAACCGCGGGATATGACCAAATATATTTGGATAGCCATCCTTCTTTTGATTGCTGCCATGTCTGTTTATTTTTATATGGGCCGCCAATCAAGACCCATGCTGACCATGGTTCGCGCCAGTCATATTTTGGTTGCCTATGATAGCAGCGATCCCGTGGATCGGGGCCGTGCCTATGAAAAAATTTCAGAATTGCGGCAACGTCTATTGGCGGGAGAAAGTTTTTCAAAGCTTGCGCGTGCCAATTCTGATGATAGCGTTTCTGCGCGGCGCGGCGGAGATTTGGGATGGGCTCCTCCGGGAACCTTTACGGCTGCCTTCGAAGAATATTGTTGGAAAGGTGAGATCGGTGATGTGAGCGAAATCATTCAAACAGAACATGGATTCCACTTGATCAAGGTTGTAGAACGCAACTACACTGATGCCGATTTGTATGAGCAGGAAATCCAGCAAAAGGCTATGGAATCAGCCAATTCCAACGAATAAGGCGCCACTCCCCCAAGACGCAGCTTTTGTGTGCTGCCGAATGAACCCAAAATCTTGTCTATAGGAGAATCCTACTCTTGTTATATTTTGAATCGATTATACAAGCTTTACAGGCTTACGATTCGTCATTGACCCGTGAAATGATTGCTTTCGCAACGCCGCCCTCTTTGGAAATGGGTGATGTGGCGATTCCCATGTTTTCTATTGCCAAAACCCGTAAAACATCTCCCGTTGCCTTGGCTCAGGAGTTGGCGGCTCAAGTTGATTTTGGCATTGATGTACGGGAAGCCCTTGCTGCCGGTCCGTATGTTAATTTGAAATTGAATCGCGACCGAGTCGGTTATCAAATCGTTGATGCCGTGTTCCGCCAAAAAGAAGCGTGGGGTAGCACGTCCGCCGGGCGCGGGAAACGGGTGCTTATCGAACATACCAGCATCAACCCCAATGCAAGTCCCCATGTTGGACGTGGCCGTTGCGCCCTTATCGGTGACAGTCTCACCCGTTTGCTGCGCTTCGAAGGTTATGAGGTCGAAGTCCATTATTATGTCAATGATATGGGGAGGCAAATTGGGCTTCTTGCCCTGCTCGCCGAAGAATTCGAAAATGTCAGCTTCGAACAGATTTTAGAAATCTATGTGGCGGCAAATAAACGTGCTCAAGAGGATCCCGACTTCGCGAATGAGGGCTATGCACTCTTGGCAAAGATTGAGGCGGGAGACGAAAAAG is a genomic window of Candidatus Hydrogenedentota bacterium containing:
- the trxB gene encoding thioredoxin-disulfide reductase: MEKVVIMGGGPAGCTAALYTARADLKPLVFEGELSQTVLPGGQLMTTTEVENFPGYPNGISGPELMDDLKKQAENFGARFEYKTVTSVDLSSRPLRLFVNEEVYETETLIIATGATARYLGLESEQRFMNKGVSACATCDGALPQFRGKTLVVVGGGDTAMEEAMFLAKFADHVHVVHRRDKFRASKIMGDRVINHPKITVEWNSVVDEIFGNDTDGVTGVRLKSTETGLTRELACVGYFAAIGHQPNTALFKDVLPMDESGYLLTEGKSCSVGIPGVFACGDVQDNIYRQAVTAAGSGCMAALDAARWLESVEGA